A single Lactuca sativa cultivar Salinas chromosome 8, Lsat_Salinas_v11, whole genome shotgun sequence DNA region contains:
- the LOC111880359 gene encoding uncharacterized protein LOC111880359: MAQANDIQRTSNAQSGQQVQNAQHIKSTSKAQTSSTFQQLLQREGSKWSHISTEKLKNNKNQEHDGNHHNKKSSVLAKVKEKAKKLKHSLSIKKHRHENDPPSTSVTCNAITSSEHKGGENAEFHSPRMSKSKHIPDTNKQETRDHPRETHIPITEKHSATSKEEPTCSSNTIKNSHSKNRELTDDANDQVTSTVGAHNDVNNQAATTADAAKENDLPESSSRFSNLTVSTAGKDERSIKEGENMKTWERGVSVKEYLLQKFEPGEDERALSQIITQTISPRRDKVREAMSSFLKTEEHSESTSKVSNSEVNDNDTNPNNLKTTKSLPASVNTESKIASIVQSHSLGSNASKNLNQTFKSTVASYQKNLNSSANNTSSSPKSSSSPLCHGVSSPEYSNARTTRVPPSKNLLGVVEE; the protein is encoded by the exons ATGGCCCAAGCAAACGATATTCAGAGAACCTCCAACGCCCAAAGCGGTCAACAAGTTCAAAACGCGCAGCATATTAAGAGTACCTCTAAAGCTCAAACTTCCTCGACTTTTCAACAACTATTGCAAC GAGAAGGCTCGAAGTGGTCACATATTTCCACGGAAAagctcaaaaacaacaaaaaccaaGAACACGACGGGAACCACCATAACAAGAAGTCGTCTGTGCTAGCAAAAGTAAAAGAGAAGGCCAAAAAGTTGAAACATTCTTTGAGTATCAAGAAACATCGCCATGAAAATGATCCACCATCTACTTCGGTCACTTGTAATGCCATCACTAGTTCAGAGCACAAAGGGGGAGAAAATGCCGAATTTCACAGTCCAAGAA TGTCCAAATCCAAACATATACCAGACACCAACAAACAGGAAACAAGAGATCATCCTCGAGAAACTCACATACCAATCACCGAGAAACATTCCGCAACCAGCAAAGAGGAACCTACATGTTCTAGTAACACAATAAAAAATTCCCATTCCAAGAATAGGGAACTAACTGATGATGCTAACGATCAGGTAACATCCACTGTTGGTGCTCACAATGATGTCAACAATCAAGCAGCAACAACAGCCGATGCTGCTAAAGAAAATGATTTGCCAGAAAGCAGTTCAAGATTTTCAAACCTCACGGTTTCCACTGCGGGAAAAGATGAGAGAAGCATTAAAGAGGGAGAGAACATGAAGACGTGGGAGAGAGGAGTTTCAGTGAAAGAATATTTGTTGCAGAAGTTTGAGCCTGGAGAAGATGAGCGGGCACTATCCCAAATAATTACACAGACCATAAGTCCTAGGCGAGATAAAGTGAGAGAGGCAATGAGTTCGTTTCTGAAAACGGAAGAACATTCAGAGTCAACAAGTAAGGTTTCAAACTCGGAGGTGAATGATAACGATACGAACCCTAATAACTTAAAGACGACGAAGTCATTACCAGCGTCAGTCAACACAGAGTCGAAAATTGCTTCGATTGTTCAAAGCCATAGTTTAGGGTCAAATGCTTCTAAGAATCTAAACCAGACTTTTAAGTCGACAGTTGCTTCATATCAAAAAAATTTGAACTCCTCAGCCAATAACACTTCATCTAGTCCAAAATCGAGTTCATCGCCTTTGTGTCATGGGGTTAGTTCTCCTGAATATAGTAATGCTCGTACTACTCGGGTTCCACCTTCCAAAAATTTACTTGGAG TTGTGGAAGAATAA